The genomic stretch TTTCTTGGTGATCTGGGTCGGACGCTTTCTGGCGACGGCCGGGTTGGCGATGGTGGTGCCGTTTCTTCCGTTCTATCTGGACGAGTTGGGGGCGACCGGGATCAAAGAAAACCGGCTCTGGACGGGACTGTCGCTGGCGGCTCCGGCGATCATGTTCATCTGGGCGGCCCCTCTTTGGGGACGGTGCGGCGACCGGTGGGGGCGCAAGTGGATGGTGGTGCGAGGGGTCTTCGGCATCGCGATCAGCCTGGCGCTGATGTCCCTGGCCCGAACGCCGTTTCAGTTTTTCCTTTGTCGTCTGTTGCAGGGGCTTGTCGGAGGAGACAATCCCGCCGCCGCGTTTGTCGGCTCTCAGGGGCGGGAGGAGGAGCGCGGACGGGCGTTAGGAAGCTTGCAAAGCGCGGTGGCTGCGGGATCACTGATCGGGCCGCTGATCGGAGGCCCGGCGGCCTACTTCACCGGATTCCGTCCCCTGCTGCTGGCGCTCGGTTTTCTGACAGGGGTGAACGGATTGCTGTCGGCCCTGATCTTAAGAGAGGTTCGGCCGCCCCCCAAAGCGCAGATCAAAGAAGGGAAGGGCCCCTCCGCGCCGCCGCGACCTGGCTTCTTCGACCTGCTGGGAAACCGAAGGCTGCGGACGTTCCTTATCGCTGGTATCTGGATTCAGGTCGGTGTCTTCGGGCTGGTGACGATCTTTGCGCCGCATGTGGAGAGATTGACCGGCTCCGCGGGCCTTGCAGCGACCTGGGTCGGAGGACTGCAGGCGATTTTATGGGGCGCCGCCATGGTCGGC from Candidatus Manganitrophus noduliformans encodes the following:
- a CDS encoding MFS transporter: MKRDRKAFLVIWVGRFLATAGLAMVVPFLPFYLDELGATGIKENRLWTGLSLAAPAIMFIWAAPLWGRCGDRWGRKWMVVRGVFGIAISLALMSLARTPFQFFLCRLLQGLVGGDNPAAAFVGSQGREEERGRALGSLQSAVAAGSLIGPLIGGPAAYFTGFRPLLLALGFLTGVNGLLSALILREVRPPPKAQIKEGKGPSAPPRPGFFDLLGNRRLRTFLIAGIWIQVGVFGLVTIFAPHVERLTGSAGLAATWVGGLQAILWGAAMVGAPWWGRRNDQTEVEKNFFWSAVAGGLSIFLQAIPQNPAWLIPLRIVQGFCFGAILPSILLVVTQESSDQNRGMWIGAASSFLFIGQILGALFGALLGGGATEWIFILLGGAHIIGGGWVRFKLREPIGAPLYAGRRKGG